A window from Triticum aestivum cultivar Chinese Spring chromosome 6D, IWGSC CS RefSeq v2.1, whole genome shotgun sequence encodes these proteins:
- the LOC123141740 gene encoding 2'-deoxymugineic-acid 2'-dioxygenase — protein MAAEPLSNGATHLLVPGRYILPVHKRPSSSVNGKGALPVVDLGGDDDGRIAEEIVRAGREFGFFQVVNHGVPEEVMGAMMRAAEEFFALPADEKMAYYSNDRKKLPRFHTSLRNGTGEEVLYWRDCLKLGCHQPEWLDKPRGLGAALEPYTAAVRAAARRVLRLTAIGLGLEEGHFDGSLSGSGLMNVNHYPPCPDPSLTLGAGPHCDPGLVTVLMENVGGGLQMLLHGDGDAGGGGVMWVDVDAAPGALVLNFGHQMEVVSNGRLRSAEHRVVTSARGARTSLATFVWPEPGCTVAPAQELVLAAGEGPLYKPHSYGEFLGAYLAEGGVKEAAMAHLKH, from the coding sequence ATGGCAGCCGAGCCGCTCTCCAATGGCGCCACCCACCTGTTGGTGCCTGGACGCTACATACTCCCGGTCCACAAGAGGCCGTCTTCTTCCGTGAATGGCAAGGGGGCGCTGCCTGTGGTTGATCTCGGCGGAGACGACGACGGCAGGATCGCCGAGGAGATCGTCCGTGCAGGGCGGGAGTTCGGTTTCTTCCAGGTGGTCAACCACGGCGTGCCGGAGGAGGTGATGGGCGCCATGATGCGCGCCGCGGAGGAGTTCTTTGCACTGCCAGCGGATGAGAAGATGGCGTACTACTCGAACGACCGCAAGAAGCTCCCGCGGTTCCACACGAGCCTCCGGAACGGTACCGGCGAGGAGGTCCTGTACTGGCGGGACTGCCTCAAGCTCGGCTGCCACCAGCCCGAGTGGCTGGACAAGCcgcgcgggctcggggcggcgctggaGCCGTACACGGCCGCCGTGAGGGCAGCGGCGCGGCGCGTTCTGCGCCTCACCGCTATCGGGCTGGGGCTCGAGGAGGGACACTTCGATGGGTCGCTCAGCGGCAGTGGGTTGATGAACGTGAACCACTACCCGCCGTGCCCGGACCCGAGCCTCACCCTTGGCGCCGGGCCGCACTGCGACCCCGGCCTCGTCACCGTGCTCATGGAGAACGTCGGCGGCGGCCTACAGATGCTGCTCCACGGCGACGGAGACGCTGGGGGCGGCGGGGTGATGTGGGTGGACGTGGACGCCGCGCCGGGGGCGCTGGTCCTCAACTTTGGGCATCAGATGGAGGTGGTCAGCAACGGGCGCTTGCGCAGTGCCGAGCACCGCGTCGTCACCAGCGCGCGCGGCGCGCGGACCTCGCTGGCCACGTTCGTGTGGCCCGAGCCGGGGTGCACTGTCGCGCCGGCGCAGGAGCTGGTGCTGGCAGCAGGCGAGGGGCCTCTATACAAGCCCCACTCCTACGGCGAATTTCTCGGTGCGTACCTTGCCGAGGGTGGGGTCAAGGAAGCCGCCATGGCGCATCTCAAGCACTGA